The following proteins come from a genomic window of Microbacterium sp. JZ31:
- a CDS encoding MATE family efflux transporter: MSPSLITGSPWRVILAFAVPLLLGNVVQQVYQIADTIVVGRFLGVDSLAAVGATGSLLFLLLGFAWGLTSGFAIPTAQAFGARDHAAVRRSVAAGTILTALVTVLLTALAPLVSGPALALMQTPDELMAEATVFTQISFLGAGAMMFFNYLSAIIRAIGDSRTPLVFLTISCALNIALVLAFVGAFGWGVAGAALATVLAQTMSVLMCLEYVRRRLPVLHVHREDWGAARADLREHLRLGLPMGFQASIIAIGTITVQVALNTLGTEAVAAYTTASRIDSLAIAFLQSLGLAVSMYAAQNIGARRPDRIRRGVGQATWLALVVAALLGAFMIVFGASIVRVFIGDGSDEVVELAHSMLVVNGVSYVLLGVLFVLRGALQGLGHTLIPTVTGIIELVMRAGAAIVLGGVMGFIGVALSNPLAWLGAVVLLIPSYVSAHRALGALPVDPIEVTATTAIPIIGPTDGSMAVDAVVTAPAPIMRRRFLRR; this comes from the coding sequence ATGTCTCCTTCTCTCATCACGGGCTCCCCGTGGCGCGTCATCCTCGCGTTCGCCGTTCCCCTGCTGCTGGGCAACGTGGTCCAGCAGGTGTACCAGATTGCCGACACGATCGTGGTCGGCCGCTTCCTCGGGGTCGACTCCCTCGCGGCGGTCGGCGCGACCGGCAGCCTGCTGTTCCTGCTGCTCGGCTTCGCCTGGGGACTCACGAGCGGTTTCGCGATCCCGACCGCGCAGGCCTTCGGCGCGCGGGACCACGCCGCCGTCCGGCGCTCGGTCGCGGCCGGCACCATCCTGACGGCGCTCGTCACGGTGCTGCTCACGGCGCTCGCACCGCTCGTCTCGGGGCCCGCGCTCGCGCTCATGCAGACGCCCGATGAGCTCATGGCGGAGGCGACGGTCTTCACCCAGATCAGCTTCCTGGGCGCCGGCGCGATGATGTTCTTCAACTACCTCTCGGCGATCATCCGCGCGATCGGCGACTCGCGCACGCCGCTGGTGTTCCTCACGATCTCGTGCGCGCTCAACATCGCGCTCGTGCTGGCGTTCGTCGGCGCATTCGGCTGGGGCGTCGCGGGAGCGGCCCTCGCGACCGTGCTGGCCCAGACCATGTCGGTGCTGATGTGCCTGGAGTACGTGCGCCGCCGACTTCCCGTGCTGCACGTGCACCGCGAGGACTGGGGCGCCGCGCGCGCCGACCTGCGCGAGCACCTGCGCCTGGGCCTGCCCATGGGGTTCCAGGCGTCGATCATCGCGATCGGCACCATCACGGTGCAGGTGGCCCTCAACACGCTGGGCACAGAGGCGGTCGCGGCGTACACCACCGCGTCGCGCATCGACAGCCTCGCGATCGCGTTCCTGCAGTCGCTGGGGCTTGCCGTGTCGATGTACGCGGCCCAGAACATCGGCGCCCGCCGTCCCGACCGGATCCGGCGCGGCGTGGGCCAGGCGACCTGGCTCGCGTTGGTGGTCGCGGCTCTGCTCGGCGCGTTCATGATCGTGTTCGGCGCGTCGATCGTCCGCGTCTTCATCGGGGACGGCTCCGACGAGGTCGTCGAGCTGGCGCACAGCATGCTCGTCGTCAACGGCGTCTCCTACGTGCTGCTGGGCGTGCTGTTCGTGCTGCGCGGCGCCCTCCAGGGGCTCGGCCACACCCTGATCCCCACCGTCACGGGGATCATCGAGCTCGTGATGCGCGCCGGCGCGGCCATCGTGCTCGGCGGCGTCATGGGCTTCATCGGCGTCGCCCTCAGCAACCCGCTCGCCTGGCTCGGCGCTGTCGTGCTGCTGATCCCCTCCTACGTCTCGGCGCACCGCGCGCTGGGCGCGCTGCCCGTCGACCCGATCGAGGTCACCGCTACGACGGCCATCCCGATCATCGGCCCGACCGACGGCTCCATGGCCGTCGACGCGGTCGTGACGGCGCCGGCGCCGATCATGAGACGCCGCTTCCTCCGCCGCTGA
- a CDS encoding pyridoxal phosphate-dependent aminotransferase yields MTDRAPLSRKLSAIAESATLKVDAKAKALKAEGKAVISYAAGEPDFPTPEFVVDAATEALRDPANFRYTPASGLPALREAIAAKTLRDSGLDVPASRVVVTNGGKQAVYQAFQAVVNPGDEVLLPAPYWTTYPEAIRLADGVPVEVFAGADQDYKVTVEQLEAARTDRTTVLVFVSPSNPTGSVYTPEETKAIGEWALAHGIWVISDEIYQNLTYEGARAVSIVEAVPELAEQTLLLNGVAKTYAMTGWRVGWMVGPADAIALVANLQSHLSSNVNNIAQRAALTALSGPQIEAEKMRTAFDRRRRLIVDELSMIPGVEVPNPLGAFYVYPDVRGLLGREWAGRTPTTTLELADLILDEAEVAVVPGEAFGPSGYLRLSYALGDDQLLEGVRRLQRLFA; encoded by the coding sequence GTGACCGACCGCGCCCCGCTCTCCCGCAAGCTCTCCGCCATCGCCGAATCCGCCACGCTCAAGGTGGATGCGAAGGCGAAGGCGCTGAAGGCCGAGGGCAAGGCCGTGATCTCCTACGCGGCCGGAGAGCCCGACTTCCCCACGCCGGAGTTCGTCGTCGACGCCGCGACCGAGGCCCTGCGGGATCCGGCGAACTTCCGCTACACGCCCGCCTCCGGACTGCCCGCCCTGCGCGAGGCGATCGCCGCCAAGACGCTGCGCGACTCGGGCCTGGACGTCCCCGCCTCGCGCGTGGTCGTGACCAACGGCGGCAAGCAGGCCGTCTACCAGGCGTTCCAGGCCGTCGTGAACCCCGGCGACGAGGTCCTGCTGCCCGCGCCGTACTGGACCACCTACCCCGAGGCCATCCGCCTCGCCGACGGCGTGCCGGTCGAGGTGTTCGCCGGCGCCGACCAGGACTACAAGGTCACGGTCGAGCAGCTGGAGGCGGCCCGCACCGACCGCACCACCGTGCTCGTGTTCGTGTCGCCGTCGAACCCCACCGGCTCCGTCTACACGCCCGAGGAGACCAAGGCGATCGGCGAGTGGGCACTCGCGCACGGCATCTGGGTGATCAGCGACGAGATCTATCAGAACCTCACGTATGAGGGCGCCCGCGCGGTGTCGATCGTCGAGGCCGTGCCCGAGCTCGCCGAGCAGACGCTGCTGCTCAACGGCGTCGCCAAGACGTACGCCATGACCGGATGGCGCGTGGGCTGGATGGTCGGCCCGGCCGATGCGATCGCGCTGGTCGCGAACCTGCAGTCCCACCTGTCGAGCAACGTCAACAACATCGCCCAGCGCGCGGCGCTCACTGCGCTCTCGGGCCCGCAGATCGAGGCCGAGAAGATGCGCACGGCGTTCGACCGGCGCCGCCGGCTGATCGTCGACGAGCTGTCGATGATCCCCGGCGTCGAGGTACCCAACCCTCTCGGAGCTTTCTACGTCTATCCTGACGTGCGCGGCCTCCTCGGACGCGAGTGGGCGGGTCGAACCCCCACGACGACGCTCGAGCTCGCCGATCTCATCCTCGACGAGGCCGAGGTCGCCGTGGTGCCGGGCGAGGCGTTCGGCCCCTCGGGCTACCTGCGCCTGTCGTATGCGCTCGGCGACGATCAGCTGCTCGAGGGCGTGCGGCGCCTGCAGCGACTGTTCGCCTGA
- a CDS encoding amidohydrolase has product MRIDALYTNGRFRTLDPARPEATALGVLHGRVVGLDGDLDGVKADRVIDLGGRPVLPGFHDAHHHMSLTGARLAALDLRPGRIDDLDALYEAVRRRAAELPADAWVRGSGYDQNVLGGHPTAEALDRVAGGRPVLLEHVSAHMTVANTRAFELAGFPDRADVPDVAGGNIPRDDAGRPVGLLQENAMSLLYRVVRPIALEDLHHHLELASRQAVSYGLTSVVEPGSGDWRMIGNSPADFHGYQTAVEADRLQVRMTLMPYITTLHQLDGLPQTEWLGLDLGIRTGLGDDRLRVGPVKIASDGSFIGRSAAMHHCFHGEPDNNGVLLYDPELLTSYVVGAHKAGWTVAAHAIGDRAIDHVLDAFALAQREAPRPGVRHRIEHFALATDEHIRRTAELGVIPVPQGVFISDFGDGMAAAVEPELRDLIYRVKSLADAGIVLNGSTDSPVSDANPLVSIHDMVNRRTRSGALLAPAERITVAEAVRAYTVGSAYSVSQEHDKGTLEVGKLADFVTLSDDLFQVAPDRIREQQVTATFIGGRQVYGEE; this is encoded by the coding sequence TTGCGCATCGACGCGCTGTACACCAACGGCCGCTTCCGCACCCTCGACCCCGCCCGGCCCGAGGCGACCGCGCTCGGCGTCCTCCACGGCCGCGTCGTCGGGCTCGACGGGGACCTCGACGGCGTGAAGGCCGATCGGGTGATCGACCTGGGGGGCCGCCCGGTCCTGCCCGGCTTCCACGACGCCCACCACCACATGTCGCTCACGGGGGCCCGGCTCGCCGCGCTGGATCTGCGGCCGGGCAGGATCGACGACCTCGACGCGCTGTACGAGGCCGTGCGCCGCCGCGCCGCGGAGCTGCCCGCGGATGCCTGGGTGCGCGGCTCCGGCTACGACCAGAACGTCCTCGGCGGCCATCCCACCGCGGAGGCCCTCGATCGCGTCGCCGGCGGTCGTCCGGTGCTGCTGGAGCACGTCTCGGCGCACATGACGGTGGCGAACACGCGCGCGTTCGAGCTCGCCGGCTTCCCCGATCGCGCCGACGTGCCCGACGTCGCGGGCGGGAACATCCCTCGCGACGACGCCGGGCGCCCCGTCGGTCTGCTGCAGGAGAACGCGATGTCCCTGCTGTACCGGGTCGTGCGTCCGATCGCGCTCGAGGATCTGCACCATCACCTCGAGCTCGCGAGCAGGCAGGCCGTGAGCTACGGTCTGACCTCGGTCGTCGAGCCCGGCAGCGGCGACTGGCGCATGATCGGCAACAGCCCCGCGGACTTCCACGGCTACCAGACGGCCGTCGAGGCCGACCGCCTGCAGGTGCGGATGACGCTGATGCCGTACATCACGACGCTGCATCAGCTCGACGGGCTGCCGCAGACGGAGTGGCTGGGGCTGGATCTCGGCATCCGCACGGGCCTGGGCGACGACCGCCTCCGCGTCGGTCCCGTCAAGATCGCCTCGGACGGCTCGTTCATCGGGCGCTCGGCGGCGATGCACCACTGCTTCCACGGCGAGCCGGACAACAACGGCGTGCTGCTGTACGACCCCGAGCTGCTGACCAGCTACGTCGTCGGCGCCCACAAGGCGGGATGGACGGTCGCCGCCCACGCCATCGGCGACCGCGCGATCGATCACGTGCTCGACGCCTTCGCGCTCGCCCAGCGCGAGGCACCGCGGCCGGGCGTGCGCCACCGCATCGAGCACTTCGCGCTCGCGACCGACGAGCACATCCGGCGCACCGCCGAGCTGGGCGTGATCCCCGTCCCGCAGGGCGTGTTCATCTCCGACTTCGGCGACGGCATGGCCGCGGCCGTGGAACCCGAGCTGCGGGATCTCATCTATCGCGTGAAGTCGCTCGCGGATGCCGGCATCGTGCTCAACGGCTCGACGGATTCCCCGGTGTCCGACGCGAACCCGCTCGTGTCGATCCACGACATGGTGAACCGCCGCACGCGCTCCGGCGCCCTCCTCGCCCCTGCGGAGAGGATCACGGTGGCGGAGGCCGTGCGCGCCTACACCGTCGGCTCGGCGTACTCGGTGAGCCAGGAGCACGACAAGGGCACGCTCGAGGTGGGCAAGCTCGCCGACTTCGTCACGCTCAGCGACGACCTGTTCCAGGTCGCCCCGGACCGGATCCGCGAGCAGCAGGTGACCGCGACGTTCATCGGCGGGCGTCAGGTCTACGGCGAGGAGTGA
- a CDS encoding UDP-N-acetylmuramate dehydrogenase, which translates to MPEVAPIPLRQLTTLRVGAAPERMIDAHTRDELVAALREVWAAGDEPWFVLGGGSNLLAGDEPFPGTVIRILTTGFETVPGAPDGYVRLRVEAGQNWDELVAWSVSQGLSGIEAMSGIPGTTGAAPIQNVGAYGQEIVQTLVEVDLIDAETGDVSTVPASELGLGPRTSVLKNHYGAAPQRSAVVLSLTLDLARVGHEPRPVVDARLRSALGIAPDEAVSVSWIRDTVLAIRGGKGMVLDEPDHDTHSAGSFFNNPIVSEGVAQTLPAECPRWPMTPTVDAVSVIPLSQWDGYIPPPSHVETQVKVSAAWLIENAGLPKGFKLPRSRASLSTKHTLALTNRGGATAEEIGELARFVQSRVASEFGIVLMPEPVLVGVEL; encoded by the coding sequence ATGCCCGAGGTCGCCCCCATCCCGCTGCGGCAGCTCACCACGCTGCGCGTCGGCGCGGCGCCGGAGCGCATGATCGACGCGCACACGCGCGACGAGCTGGTCGCCGCGCTGCGCGAGGTGTGGGCCGCGGGCGACGAGCCCTGGTTCGTGCTGGGCGGCGGCTCCAACCTGCTCGCCGGTGACGAGCCGTTCCCGGGCACGGTCATCCGGATCCTCACGACGGGCTTCGAGACGGTGCCCGGCGCGCCCGACGGGTACGTGCGGCTGCGCGTCGAGGCCGGCCAGAACTGGGACGAGCTCGTCGCCTGGAGCGTCTCGCAGGGACTGAGCGGCATCGAGGCGATGTCGGGCATCCCCGGCACGACCGGCGCCGCCCCGATCCAGAACGTCGGGGCCTACGGTCAGGAGATCGTGCAGACGCTCGTCGAGGTCGATCTCATCGACGCCGAGACGGGCGACGTGTCGACCGTGCCGGCGAGCGAGCTCGGTCTCGGCCCGCGCACATCGGTGCTCAAGAACCACTACGGCGCGGCGCCGCAGCGCTCGGCCGTGGTCCTGTCGCTCACGCTCGATCTCGCGCGCGTCGGGCACGAGCCGCGGCCGGTCGTGGACGCGCGCCTGCGCTCCGCCCTCGGCATCGCTCCGGATGAGGCGGTCTCCGTCTCGTGGATCCGCGACACCGTGCTCGCGATCCGCGGCGGCAAGGGCATGGTGCTCGACGAGCCGGACCACGACACCCACAGCGCCGGATCCTTCTTCAACAACCCCATCGTGTCGGAGGGCGTGGCGCAGACGTTGCCGGCCGAGTGCCCGCGCTGGCCCATGACGCCGACGGTCGATGCCGTCTCCGTCATCCCGCTGTCCCAGTGGGACGGGTACATCCCGCCGCCCAGCCACGTCGAGACGCAGGTGAAGGTCAGCGCCGCGTGGCTGATCGAGAACGCGGGCCTTCCCAAGGGCTTCAAGCTGCCGCGCTCGCGCGCCTCGCTGTCGACCAAGCACACGCTGGCGCTCACGAACCGCGGCGGCGCGACGGCCGAGGAGATCGGCGAGCTCGCGCGCTTCGTACAGAGCCGCGTGGCGTCGGAGTTCGGCATCGTGCTGATGCCGGAACCCGTCCTGGTGGGCGTCGAGCTCTAG
- a CDS encoding malate dehydrogenase, with the protein MTRTPVTVTVTGAAGQIGYALLFRIAAGDMLGPETPVRLRLLEIPPAMKAVEGTAMELDDGAFPLLAGIDLADDPRAAFDGANIALLVGARPRGPGMERGDLLAANGGIFGPQGAAIEAGAADDIRVLVVGNPANTNALIARRHAPSVPSERFTAMTRLDHNRALSRLARHLDVPVADVTRVTIWGNHSSTQYPDLSHALVAGEPVAPRLDRDWIEQDFIPGVAGRGAAIIAARGASSAASAASAAIDHVRDWTHGTAPGDWTSVALPSDGSYGVPEGIISSFPATADGGRWRIVDGLEVDDASRTRIDASVAELIEERDTVGALGLI; encoded by the coding sequence ATGACCCGCACACCCGTCACCGTCACCGTCACCGGCGCCGCCGGCCAGATCGGTTACGCGCTGCTCTTCCGCATCGCCGCGGGCGACATGCTCGGCCCGGAGACGCCGGTGCGGCTGCGCCTGCTCGAGATCCCGCCGGCTATGAAGGCGGTCGAGGGCACCGCGATGGAGCTCGACGACGGCGCCTTCCCGCTGCTCGCCGGCATCGACCTCGCAGACGACCCGCGAGCCGCGTTCGACGGCGCGAACATCGCGCTGCTCGTGGGCGCGAGGCCGCGCGGGCCCGGGATGGAGCGCGGCGACCTGCTCGCGGCGAACGGCGGCATCTTCGGCCCGCAGGGCGCCGCGATCGAGGCGGGCGCCGCCGACGACATCCGCGTGCTCGTGGTCGGCAACCCCGCCAACACGAACGCGCTCATCGCGCGGAGGCATGCCCCGAGCGTGCCGTCCGAGCGGTTCACCGCCATGACGCGCCTCGACCACAACCGTGCGCTCAGCCGGCTTGCGCGACACCTCGACGTCCCCGTGGCGGACGTCACCCGCGTCACGATCTGGGGCAATCACTCCTCGACGCAGTACCCGGACCTGTCGCACGCGCTGGTGGCCGGCGAGCCCGTGGCGCCGCGACTCGACCGCGACTGGATCGAGCAGGACTTCATCCCCGGCGTGGCCGGGCGCGGGGCGGCGATCATCGCCGCGCGCGGGGCGTCGTCCGCCGCGTCGGCCGCGAGCGCCGCGATCGACCACGTGCGGGACTGGACGCACGGCACCGCGCCCGGCGACTGGACGTCCGTCGCGCTGCCCTCCGACGGGTCGTACGGCGTGCCGGAGGGCATCATCAGCTCGTTCCCCGCGACGGCCGACGGCGGACGGTGGCGGATCGTCGACGGACTCGAGGTCGACGACGCCTCCCGCACGCGCATCGACGCGTCGGTGGCGGAGCTGATCGAGGAGCGCGACACGGTCGGCGCACTCGGCCTCATCTGA
- a CDS encoding FAS1-like dehydratase domain-containing protein: protein MPVNPELLGRQFPPTPPYLVGREKVREFARAVFADAAEHRHPEAARALGYADVVAPPTFAMVIQDLTLQQLLAQPDSGIVLERTIHAKQSFRWTRPIVAGDELSGRMTVTGLRAMGAGAMVTSETEITDAAGGHVVTATSVLLIGGDE from the coding sequence GTGCCTGTGAATCCCGAACTGCTGGGTCGCCAGTTTCCGCCGACCCCGCCGTATCTCGTCGGCCGCGAGAAAGTGCGCGAGTTCGCCCGCGCCGTGTTCGCGGACGCGGCCGAGCATCGCCACCCCGAGGCGGCCCGCGCGCTCGGCTACGCCGACGTCGTCGCCCCGCCGACGTTCGCCATGGTGATCCAGGACCTGACGCTGCAGCAGCTGCTCGCCCAGCCCGATTCGGGCATCGTGCTCGAGCGCACGATCCATGCGAAGCAGAGCTTCCGCTGGACGCGGCCGATCGTGGCGGGCGACGAGCTCAGCGGACGCATGACCGTGACGGGCCTGCGCGCCATGGGCGCCGGCGCGATGGTCACGAGCGAGACCGAGATCACGGACGCCGCCGGCGGCCACGTCGTCACCGCCACGTCGGTGCTGCTGATCGGGGGAGACGAATGA
- a CDS encoding class I SAM-dependent methyltransferase, which yields MAGEDAAIGWDEARSANLANWEERVALHEQAYGLDAYDDPSHLSDVVRFDLAALAQFVPSLEGLDVCHLQCHIGTDTLSLARAGASVTGVDFSPEALAAAERFASRHGVAMTWVLSDVLDARAAVTGDFDLVYTSIGTISWLSDLDRWAAQIAGLLRPGGLFYIRDGHPALYSLDENAPGLHVAYRYFPNGQAQQWDEETTYVGDGMLTSTRTYEWPHPLSEVVNALIGAGLQILRLDEDTTLPWRFSDRMVEVPGGWAWPEKERDRVPSTFTVVARRPE from the coding sequence ATGGCGGGCGAGGACGCGGCAATCGGATGGGACGAGGCGCGTTCTGCGAACCTCGCGAACTGGGAGGAGCGCGTCGCGCTGCACGAGCAGGCGTACGGGCTCGACGCGTACGACGACCCTTCGCACCTGTCTGACGTCGTCCGGTTCGATCTCGCCGCGCTCGCGCAGTTCGTGCCGTCGCTCGAGGGGCTGGACGTGTGCCACCTGCAGTGCCACATCGGCACCGACACGCTCTCGCTCGCGCGCGCCGGCGCGTCGGTCACGGGCGTGGACTTCTCGCCGGAGGCGCTCGCCGCCGCCGAACGTTTCGCGAGCCGCCACGGCGTCGCCATGACCTGGGTGCTCAGCGACGTGCTCGACGCGCGCGCGGCCGTGACCGGCGACTTCGACCTCGTCTACACGAGCATCGGCACGATCTCGTGGCTGTCGGATCTGGATCGCTGGGCCGCGCAGATCGCGGGGCTCTTGCGGCCGGGCGGACTGTTCTACATCCGCGACGGTCATCCCGCGCTGTACTCGCTCGACGAGAACGCACCCGGCCTGCACGTCGCGTACCGCTACTTCCCGAACGGGCAGGCGCAGCAATGGGACGAGGAGACCACGTACGTCGGCGACGGCATGCTCACGAGCACCCGGACGTACGAGTGGCCGCACCCTCTCTCCGAGGTCGTGAACGCGCTGATCGGAGCCGGCCTGCAGATCCTGCGGCTGGACGAGGACACGACGCTGCCGTGGCGCTTCAGCGACCGCATGGTCGAGGTGCCGGGCGGGTGGGCGTGGCCCGAGAAGGAGCGCGATCGCGTTCCGAGCACGTTCACCGTGGTGGCGCGCCGACCTGAGTGA
- a CDS encoding FBP domain-containing protein, which translates to MLPLTERDIRASFVNASRKEVSDLTLPPGFDDIVWDRLDYLGWADPKFPRRAYAVVELDGHHVGMLLQQAEQRTAARAQCSWCDDVTLTNDVQFFAARKAGPAGRKGDTVGTLVCANFGCSAVVRKLPPLAYEGFDREAARVERIRRLGENVRGFARALGV; encoded by the coding sequence ATGCTTCCTCTCACCGAGCGCGACATCCGCGCCTCCTTCGTCAACGCCAGCCGCAAGGAGGTCTCCGACCTCACCCTGCCCCCGGGATTCGACGACATCGTCTGGGACCGCCTCGACTACCTCGGCTGGGCCGACCCGAAGTTCCCGCGCCGGGCGTACGCCGTCGTCGAGCTGGACGGGCACCACGTCGGGATGCTGCTGCAGCAGGCCGAGCAGCGCACCGCCGCGCGTGCGCAGTGCTCCTGGTGCGACGACGTCACCCTGACGAACGACGTGCAGTTCTTCGCGGCCCGCAAGGCGGGACCGGCGGGACGCAAGGGGGACACGGTCGGCACGCTCGTGTGCGCGAACTTCGGCTGCTCCGCCGTCGTGCGGAAGCTCCCCCCGCTCGCCTACGAGGGCTTCGACCGCGAGGCCGCGCGCGTCGAGCGCATCCGCCGGCTGGGCGAGAACGTCCGCGGCTTCGCTCGCGCGCTCGGCGTCTGA
- a CDS encoding MaoC/PaaZ C-terminal domain-containing protein — MSAGALSDLTVGEVVAERTVHLTRESLVRYAGASGDFNPIHYRDDVAARVGLDGVLAHGMLTMGLAVATIGEWLGDAGRIVDYGVNFSKPIVVDAEDGADVVVSAKVGQLDDETARIDLTVTSSGTSVLGKAQVRVRRA, encoded by the coding sequence ATGAGCGCCGGAGCCCTGAGCGACCTCACCGTGGGCGAGGTCGTCGCCGAGCGCACGGTCCACCTGACCCGCGAGTCGCTCGTGCGCTACGCGGGTGCGTCGGGGGACTTCAACCCGATTCACTACCGCGACGACGTCGCCGCTCGCGTCGGCCTCGACGGCGTGCTCGCGCACGGCATGCTCACCATGGGGCTGGCGGTCGCGACGATCGGGGAGTGGCTGGGCGATGCCGGCCGGATCGTCGACTACGGCGTGAACTTCAGCAAGCCGATCGTCGTCGACGCGGAGGACGGCGCCGACGTCGTGGTGTCGGCGAAGGTCGGTCAGCTCGACGACGAGACCGCGCGCATCGACCTCACGGTCACGAGCTCCGGCACGAGCGTGCTCGGCAAGGCGCAGGTGCGCGTCCGGAGGGCGTGA
- a CDS encoding NAD-dependent succinate-semialdehyde dehydrogenase → MNEREKALLAEVETRLFIGGEWVDSSSGKTFDVRDPSTNEVIAQVADGTEEDGIRALDAAVAMQDQWANTPPRERSDILRRAFDLVRERADDVALLMTLEMGKPLAEAKGEVTYGNEFNRWFSEEAVRIVGRYGGNPEGTGRIIVSQRPVGPAFFITPWNFPFAMATRKIAPALAAGCTVVIKPPQLTPLTTMFFTQLLVEAGLPAGVVNIITSASSSRVSAPIIADPRLRKLSFTGSTEVGRKLIAQAAEGVLRVSMELGGNAPFVVFEDADLDKAVTGAMQAKFRNIGQACTAANRFIVHESVAEEFANRITERVKSMKIGRGTEEGVEIGPLIDADAVDKAVELVADATERGATVLAGGGRLEGPGTFYEPTVVADVQPGSAILREEIFGPVLAIATFSTEDDAVRLANDTEYGLVSYVYTEDLQRGHRMIERLETGMMGLNAGVVSNAAAPFGGVKQSGVGREGGFEGIHEYLSTKYTFLPNA, encoded by the coding sequence GTGAACGAACGCGAGAAGGCGCTGCTGGCCGAGGTCGAGACCCGCCTGTTCATCGGCGGCGAGTGGGTCGACTCGTCGTCGGGCAAGACGTTCGACGTGCGCGATCCCTCGACCAACGAGGTCATCGCGCAGGTCGCCGACGGCACGGAGGAGGACGGCATCCGCGCGCTCGATGCCGCCGTCGCGATGCAGGACCAGTGGGCGAACACCCCGCCGCGCGAGCGGAGCGACATCCTGCGCCGCGCGTTCGACCTCGTGCGCGAGCGCGCCGACGACGTCGCCCTGCTGATGACGCTCGAGATGGGCAAGCCGCTCGCCGAGGCGAAGGGCGAGGTCACGTACGGCAACGAGTTCAACCGCTGGTTCAGCGAGGAGGCCGTGCGCATCGTGGGTCGCTACGGCGGGAACCCCGAGGGCACGGGACGCATCATCGTGTCGCAGCGCCCCGTGGGTCCGGCGTTCTTCATCACGCCGTGGAACTTCCCCTTCGCGATGGCCACGCGCAAAATCGCGCCGGCGCTCGCCGCGGGCTGCACGGTCGTGATCAAGCCCCCGCAGCTCACGCCGCTCACGACGATGTTCTTCACGCAGCTGCTCGTCGAGGCGGGTCTGCCGGCGGGTGTCGTCAACATCATCACGTCGGCGTCGTCGAGCCGCGTGTCGGCGCCGATCATCGCCGATCCGCGCCTGCGCAAGCTGTCCTTCACCGGATCGACCGAGGTGGGCCGCAAGCTCATCGCGCAGGCCGCCGAGGGCGTGCTGCGCGTGTCGATGGAGCTCGGCGGCAACGCGCCGTTCGTGGTGTTCGAGGACGCCGACCTCGACAAGGCCGTCACCGGCGCGATGCAGGCGAAGTTCCGCAACATCGGGCAGGCGTGCACCGCCGCCAACCGCTTCATCGTGCACGAGTCGGTCGCCGAGGAGTTCGCCAACCGGATCACCGAGCGCGTCAAGAGCATGAAGATCGGCCGCGGCACGGAGGAGGGCGTCGAGATCGGCCCGCTGATCGACGCCGACGCGGTCGACAAGGCCGTGGAGCTCGTCGCTGACGCGACCGAGCGCGGCGCGACCGTGCTCGCGGGCGGCGGCCGGCTCGAGGGTCCCGGCACGTTCTACGAGCCGACCGTCGTGGCCGACGTGCAGCCGGGCAGCGCCATCCTGCGCGAGGAGATCTTCGGCCCCGTGCTGGCGATCGCGACGTTCTCGACCGAGGACGACGCCGTGCGCCTCGCGAACGACACCGAGTACGGCCTGGTGTCGTACGTCTACACCGAGGACCTGCAGCGCGGCCACCGCATGATCGAGCGCCTCGAGACCGGCATGATGGGCCTCAACGCCGGCGTCGTCTCGAACGCCGCCGCCCCGTTCGGCGGCGTCAAGCAGTCGGGCGTCGGCCGCGAGGGCGGCTTCGAGGGCATCCACGAGTACCTCTCGACGAAGTACACGTTCCTGCCGAACGCCTGA